Proteins encoded within one genomic window of Streptomyces rubradiris:
- a CDS encoding FdhF/YdeP family oxidoreductase: MATKPPKGDPVQDAPQVAEPKHAAAGLPAIRHTLAVAQRQMGVKRTALTLLRVNQKDGFDCPGCAWPEPDHRHTAEFCENGAKAVAEEATLRRVTPEFFAAHSVADLSGRSGYWLGQQGRLTHPVYLPEDGTHYEPVSWERAFDIIAEEIAALGSPDEAVFYTSGRTSNEAAFLYQLFARELGTNNLPDCSNMCHESSGSALGETIGVGKGSVLLEDLYQADLIIVAGQNPGTNHPRMLSALERAKANGAKIISVNPLPEAGLERFKNPQTPQGMLRGAALTDLFLQIRIGGDQALFRLLNKLILEAEGAVDEEFVREHTHGFEEFAAVARAADWDQTLAATGLTRAEIERALGMVLASERTIVCWAMGLTQHKHSVPTIREVVNFLLLRGNIGRPGAGVCPVRGHSNVQGDRTMGIFERPAPAFLDALEREFGFAPPREHGFDVVRAIRALRDGRAKVFFAMGGNFVSASPDTEVTEAAMRRARLTVHVSTKLNRSHVVTGARALILPTLGRTERDVRAGGEQFVTVEDSMGMVHASRGRLAPASPHLRSEPAIVCGLARRVLGERSVVPWEEFAEDYGAIRDRIARVVPGFEDFNARVARPGGFALPHAPRDERRFPTATGKANFTAAPVEYPALPEGRLLLQTLRSHDQYNTTIYGLDDRYRGIKGGRRVVLVHPEDARALGFAEGSYVDLVSEWQDGVERRAPGFRVVPYPTARGCAAAYYPETNVLVPLDATADTSNTPASKSVVVRLEAHTGDAGGRLEQSAAE, translated from the coding sequence GGACCACCGGCACACGGCCGAGTTCTGCGAGAACGGCGCCAAGGCGGTCGCCGAGGAGGCCACGCTGCGCCGGGTCACACCGGAGTTCTTCGCCGCGCACTCCGTCGCCGACCTGTCCGGCCGCAGCGGCTACTGGCTGGGCCAGCAGGGCCGGCTCACCCACCCCGTGTACCTGCCCGAGGACGGCACGCACTACGAACCGGTCTCCTGGGAGCGGGCCTTCGACATCATCGCCGAGGAGATCGCCGCCCTCGGCTCCCCCGACGAGGCCGTCTTCTACACCTCGGGCCGCACCAGCAACGAGGCCGCGTTCCTGTACCAGCTCTTCGCGCGCGAACTGGGCACGAACAACCTGCCGGACTGCTCGAACATGTGCCACGAGTCGTCCGGGTCGGCGCTCGGCGAGACCATCGGCGTCGGCAAGGGCAGCGTCCTGCTGGAGGACCTCTACCAGGCCGATCTGATCATCGTCGCGGGCCAGAACCCCGGCACGAACCATCCGCGCATGCTCTCCGCGCTGGAGAGGGCCAAGGCGAACGGCGCGAAGATCATCAGCGTCAATCCGCTGCCCGAGGCGGGCCTGGAGCGCTTCAAGAACCCGCAGACGCCCCAGGGCATGCTCCGGGGCGCCGCCCTGACCGACCTGTTCCTGCAGATCCGCATCGGCGGCGACCAGGCTCTCTTCCGGCTCCTGAACAAGCTGATCCTGGAGGCGGAGGGCGCGGTCGACGAGGAGTTCGTCCGCGAGCACACCCACGGCTTCGAGGAGTTCGCGGCGGTCGCGCGGGCCGCCGACTGGGACCAGACGCTGGCCGCGACCGGCCTCACGCGCGCGGAGATCGAGCGGGCCCTGGGCATGGTCCTGGCCTCCGAGCGGACGATCGTGTGCTGGGCCATGGGTCTCACCCAGCACAAGCACTCGGTGCCGACCATCCGGGAAGTGGTCAACTTCCTGCTGCTGCGCGGCAACATCGGCCGCCCGGGCGCGGGCGTGTGCCCGGTGCGCGGCCACAGCAACGTCCAGGGCGACCGCACCATGGGCATCTTCGAACGGCCCGCCCCGGCCTTCCTGGACGCCCTGGAGAGGGAGTTCGGGTTCGCGCCCCCGCGCGAGCACGGCTTCGACGTCGTACGGGCCATCCGCGCGCTGCGCGACGGCCGGGCGAAGGTCTTCTTCGCCATGGGCGGCAACTTCGTGTCCGCCTCCCCCGACACCGAGGTCACCGAGGCGGCCATGCGCCGGGCGCGGCTGACCGTGCACGTGTCGACCAAGCTCAACCGCTCGCACGTGGTCACGGGCGCGCGGGCGCTGATCCTGCCCACCCTGGGCCGGACCGAGCGCGATGTGCGGGCCGGCGGGGAGCAGTTCGTGACGGTCGAGGACTCCATGGGCATGGTGCACGCCTCGCGCGGGCGCCTGGCCCCCGCGAGCCCGCACCTGCGCTCCGAGCCGGCCATCGTCTGCGGCCTGGCGCGCCGGGTGCTGGGCGAGCGCAGTGTCGTGCCGTGGGAGGAGTTCGCCGAGGACTACGGGGCGATCCGTGACCGCATCGCGCGCGTGGTCCCCGGTTTCGAGGACTTCAACGCGCGCGTGGCCCGGCCCGGCGGCTTCGCGCTGCCGCACGCGCCGCGTGACGAACGGCGTTTCCCGACCGCCACGGGCAAGGCCAACTTCACCGCGGCGCCGGTGGAGTACCCGGCGCTGCCCGAGGGCCGGCTGCTGTTGCAGACCCTGCGCTCGCACGACCAGTACAACACCACGATCTACGGCCTGGACGACCGTTACCGGGGCATCAAGGGCGGGCGCCGGGTGGTGCTGGTGCACCCCGAGGACGCCCGCGCGCTCGGGTTCGCCGAGGGCTCGTACGTCGACCTGGTGAGCGAGTGGCAGGACGGGGTGGAGCGGCGGGCGCCCGGCTTCCGGGTCGTGCCGTATCCGACGGCCCGGGGATGCGCGGCGGCGTACTACCCCGAGACGAACGTGCTGGTGCCGCTGGACGCGACGGCCGACACCAGCAACACCCCGGCCAGCAAGTCCGTCGTCGTACGTCTCGAAGCCCACACCGGGGACGCGGGCGGCCGTCTGGAACAATCGGCGGCCGAGTGA